One genomic segment of Streptomyces sp. TLI_146 includes these proteins:
- a CDS encoding fumarylacetoacetate hydrolase family protein, giving the protein MKLLRVGTAGNERPALLAADGTLRDLSGLVADIDGDLLADEFALDRIRAAADTGVLPALDAAGQRVGPPVARIGKVVCIGLNYHDHAAETGAAIPAEPVVFFKAADTVVGPNDTVLVPRRSVKTDWEVELAIVIGRTARYVADDEDPLAYVAGYAVSHDVSEREFQIERGGTWDKGKNCETFNPLGPWLVTRDEVPDPQALSLRLWVNGELKQDGSTAAQIFPVAEVVRYVSQFMTLYPGDVINTGTPAGVAMGQPEPKPYLRAGDVVELEIEGLGRQRQELKDA; this is encoded by the coding sequence ATGAAGCTGCTGCGCGTAGGCACGGCGGGCAACGAGCGCCCCGCGCTGCTCGCCGCCGACGGAACCCTGCGGGACCTGTCCGGGCTAGTGGCGGACATCGACGGTGACCTGCTCGCCGACGAGTTCGCCCTGGACCGGATACGGGCCGCGGCCGACACCGGTGTGCTGCCCGCGCTCGACGCGGCCGGGCAGCGCGTCGGGCCGCCGGTCGCCCGGATCGGCAAGGTCGTGTGCATCGGGCTGAACTACCACGACCACGCCGCCGAGACCGGGGCGGCGATCCCGGCCGAGCCGGTCGTCTTCTTCAAGGCGGCGGACACGGTGGTCGGCCCGAACGACACGGTCCTGGTGCCGCGCAGGTCGGTGAAGACCGACTGGGAGGTCGAGCTCGCGATCGTCATCGGCCGTACGGCCCGCTATGTGGCCGACGACGAGGACCCGCTGGCGTACGTCGCGGGGTACGCGGTGTCGCACGACGTGTCCGAGCGGGAGTTCCAGATCGAGCGCGGCGGCACCTGGGACAAGGGCAAGAACTGCGAGACGTTCAACCCGCTGGGCCCCTGGCTGGTCACCCGCGACGAGGTCCCGGACCCGCAGGCGCTGTCGCTGCGGCTGTGGGTGAACGGCGAGCTGAAGCAGGACGGCTCCACGGCGGCCCAGATCTTCCCGGTCGCGGAAGTCGTCCGGTACGTCAGCCAGTTCATGACCCTGTACCCGGGCGACGTCATCAACACGGGCACCCCGGCGGGCGTCGCGATGGGGCAGCCGGAGCCGAAGCCGTATCTGCGGGCGGGGGATGTGGTGGAGCTGGAGATCGAGGGGCTGGGCAGGCAGCGCCAGGAACTGAAGGACGCGTAG
- a CDS encoding YidC/Oxa1 family membrane protein insertase translates to MSVFAVFAGLVERLADLVQPLFHGSAAAAAIVLFTMLVRLAVHPLSRQAARGQQARAKLQPQLAELRKKHRKDPERLREAVAELHAAEKVSPFSGCLPSLLQLPAFFLLYQLFSDSGFGGGHTTLLDHTLLSAPLRGRWTDALGHGGLIGGQGLVYIGLFLFVAGIATFTYRRTKRQLATQPLVPADQQEGVPGLDTITKFMPLMSFGTLITVAVVPLAAALYVVTSTTWSALERAYLYRGAAAAPVATAA, encoded by the coding sequence ATGTCCGTATTCGCTGTATTCGCCGGCCTGGTCGAGCGCCTCGCCGACCTGGTCCAGCCGCTCTTCCACGGCTCCGCGGCCGCTGCCGCGATCGTGCTGTTCACGATGCTCGTACGGCTCGCCGTGCACCCCCTGTCCCGGCAGGCGGCCCGGGGCCAGCAGGCCCGTGCCAAGCTCCAGCCGCAACTGGCCGAGCTGCGCAAGAAGCACCGCAAGGACCCCGAGCGGCTGCGCGAGGCGGTCGCGGAACTGCACGCCGCCGAGAAGGTGTCCCCGTTCTCCGGGTGCCTGCCGAGCCTGCTCCAGCTGCCCGCGTTCTTCCTCCTCTACCAGCTGTTCTCGGACTCCGGCTTCGGCGGCGGGCACACCACGCTGCTGGACCACACCCTGCTCTCCGCCCCGCTGCGCGGCCGCTGGACGGACGCGCTCGGCCACGGCGGTCTCATAGGCGGCCAGGGCCTGGTCTACATAGGCCTGTTCCTCTTCGTCGCCGGGATCGCGACCTTCACCTACCGGCGTACGAAGCGGCAGCTCGCGACCCAGCCGCTGGTCCCGGCCGACCAGCAGGAGGGGGTGCCGGGTCTGGACACGATCACGAAGTTCATGCCGCTGATGTCGTTCGGCACGCTGATCACGGTGGCGGTGGTACCGCTGGCGGCCGCGCTGTACGTGGTGACGAGCACGACGTGGTCGGCGCTGGAGCGGGCGTACCTGTACCGGGGAGCGGCTGCGGCCCCCGTCGCTACCGCCGCGTAA
- a CDS encoding DUF6412 domain-containing protein — protein sequence MTGSRMASVRCSFGLLLFLLAELLLIEGGILSGAVALAATAATASALAVCALLASRAVPKVPRTHIRTAIRDRERRTAFLPQRDPDASGRPRPRAPGRLAMTAAAA from the coding sequence ATGACCGGCAGCCGCATGGCATCGGTGCGCTGTTCCTTCGGCCTGCTCCTCTTCCTCCTCGCCGAGCTGCTCCTCATCGAGGGCGGCATCCTCTCCGGCGCCGTCGCCCTGGCCGCCACGGCCGCGACCGCCTCCGCCCTCGCCGTCTGCGCGCTGCTCGCCTCGCGCGCGGTGCCCAAGGTGCCGCGTACGCACATACGGACCGCGATACGGGACCGCGAGCGGCGCACCGCCTTCCTGCCGCAGCGCGATCCCGACGCCTCTGGGCGGCCCAGGCCCCGAGCCCCCGGCCGCCTCGCCATGACGGCCGCGGCCGCGTAG
- a CDS encoding helix-turn-helix domain-containing protein, with product MALGKDYADQECSIARALEIVGERWTLLVVRDALYGVRRYNDFLVHLRIPRAVLAARLQTLLDAGILEKRRYQESPPRDEYVPTGRALALWPVLRSLGQWGRENVPGAQPMRTFHHARCGTELGAYGECPACGAVVPPKDVEMRPGPGLNPDPEDPVSRALLAPRRLLQPVEAERV from the coding sequence ATGGCTCTCGGCAAGGACTACGCGGACCAGGAGTGCTCGATCGCCCGCGCCCTGGAGATCGTCGGCGAGCGCTGGACGCTCCTGGTGGTGCGGGACGCGCTGTACGGGGTGCGGCGGTACAACGACTTCCTCGTCCATCTGCGGATCCCGCGCGCGGTGCTGGCCGCGCGCCTCCAGACGCTCCTGGACGCCGGGATCCTGGAGAAGCGCCGCTACCAGGAGTCGCCGCCGCGCGACGAGTACGTGCCGACCGGCCGCGCCCTCGCCCTGTGGCCCGTGCTGCGCTCGCTCGGGCAGTGGGGGCGCGAGAACGTCCCCGGTGCGCAGCCGATGCGCACCTTCCATCACGCCCGGTGCGGTACGGAGCTCGGCGCGTACGGCGAGTGCCCCGCGTGCGGGGCCGTCGTACCGCCGAAGGACGTGGAGATGCGGCCGGGGCCCGGGCTGAACCCGGACCCGGAGGATCCGGTCAGCCGTGCGCTGCTGGCACCCCGGCGGCTGCTCCAGCCGGTCGAGGCCGAGCGGGTCTGA
- a CDS encoding MFS transporter produces MTGQNVHTATTSSSPSSSTGSGAPPKGARGPGATLAATSAATAVALMNYTAPMLTLPGMTASFGTPVSAQAWLLNGTPLGLAALLLVAGSLADDYGRRRIFLAGTLSLGVTIALGAVAPTTLLFTLARVAQGAASAAILASSLGLLVAAFPAGAARIRATGVWGAFVSGGIAVGPLLAGGLATVNWRLAYAVLAVAALVSFAVAARTLTESRAPRAGARADWAGAVTLALAFTALIGALTLGRDGWLRTPVAVLLAAAVLLTAAFAYVERRAATPMIDLGLFRRPLFLASSAGALFTGLSVIGLFSCLPTLLHQVRGTTPMSAAWLFVLWSGLAFVVALQARRLAGRVAARHQLAIGFALHTVGVLAMLGAVHPTGGTLWRLVPGLVVGGIGSGLLNAALPRLAVESVPADRAAMGSGANNTARYIGSSAGVALTIAVAPAGVNTALWVSAGLAVPAAASVLLLRPRRVQAD; encoded by the coding sequence ATGACCGGCCAGAACGTGCACACAGCGACCACCTCTTCGAGCCCTTCCTCTTCGACCGGTAGCGGGGCGCCCCCGAAGGGGGCCAGGGGGCCCGGGGCCACGCTCGCCGCGACCAGCGCCGCCACCGCCGTCGCGCTGATGAACTACACAGCGCCGATGCTGACCCTCCCCGGGATGACCGCGTCGTTCGGCACCCCCGTCTCGGCCCAGGCGTGGCTGCTCAACGGCACCCCGCTGGGCCTGGCCGCGCTCCTCCTCGTCGCGGGCAGCCTGGCCGACGACTACGGGCGCCGCCGGATCTTCCTCGCGGGCACGCTCTCGCTCGGCGTCACCATCGCGCTCGGCGCCGTCGCGCCCACCACCTTGCTGTTCACGCTCGCCCGGGTCGCCCAGGGCGCGGCCAGCGCGGCGATCCTCGCCAGCAGCCTCGGCCTGCTCGTCGCGGCCTTCCCGGCGGGAGCGGCGCGGATCCGGGCGACGGGGGTATGGGGCGCGTTCGTCAGCGGCGGCATCGCGGTCGGGCCGCTGCTCGCGGGCGGCCTGGCGACGGTCAACTGGCGCCTGGCGTACGCGGTCCTGGCCGTGGCCGCCCTCGTCTCCTTCGCGGTCGCCGCCCGCACCCTGACCGAGTCCCGCGCCCCGCGCGCGGGCGCGCGTGCCGACTGGGCCGGTGCCGTCACCCTCGCGCTCGCCTTCACCGCCCTGATCGGCGCGCTGACGCTGGGCCGCGACGGCTGGCTGCGTACACCGGTGGCCGTACTGCTCGCGGCGGCCGTCCTGCTCACGGCGGCCTTCGCGTACGTGGAGCGCCGCGCCGCGACCCCCATGATCGACCTCGGGCTCTTCCGCCGCCCGCTGTTCCTGGCGTCGTCGGCGGGCGCGCTGTTCACCGGTCTGTCGGTGATCGGCCTGTTCAGCTGCCTGCCGACGCTGCTGCACCAAGTACGCGGTACGACACCGATGTCCGCGGCCTGGCTGTTCGTGCTCTGGTCGGGCCTGGCGTTCGTGGTCGCGCTCCAGGCCAGGCGTCTGGCGGGCCGGGTCGCCGCCCGCCACCAGCTGGCGATCGGCTTCGCGCTGCACACGGTGGGCGTCCTGGCGATGCTGGGCGCGGTGCACCCCACGGGCGGGACGCTGTGGCGGCTGGTGCCGGGCCTGGTGGTCGGCGGGATCGGCAGCGGCCTGCTCAACGCGGCCCTGCCCCGCCTGGCCGTCGAGTCGGTCCCGGCGGACCGGGCGGCGATGGGGTCGGGCGCCAACAACACGGCCCGCTACATCGGTTCGTCGGCGGGCGTGGCCCTGACGATCGCGGTGGCCCCGGCCGGGGTGAACACGGCGCTGTGGGTGTCGGCGGGCCTTGCGGTCCCGGCGGCGGCGAGCGTACTGCTGCTGCGGCCGCGACGCGTTCAGGCTGACTAG
- a CDS encoding class E sortase: MRTGVRTSFVRALPGARKPPDRKPPSREPVRLRPLGRVLWTGAEAVVTLGLVLLLLVAHQLWWTNREARHEARQTVRSLEREWGGRERGGQAETRSPAPAPVGAVAPATPSAPVEPPAAPARDLPADSRPGPDRAYAVLRLPSLGVAAPVAEGISKRGVLDKGYVGHYAGTAQPGQAGNFALAGHRNTHGEPFRYLNRLRPGNKLVVETRDAVFTYLVDRTLPQTSAQDGAVIAPVPRSDVRTKYGYEERGYYITLTTCTPEFTSRYRLVVWGKLASMRPR, translated from the coding sequence GTGCGTACCGGAGTGCGTACGTCCTTCGTGCGCGCCCTCCCGGGAGCGCGGAAGCCCCCGGACCGGAAGCCCCCGTCCCGGGAGCCCGTACGGCTTCGCCCCCTCGGCCGCGTCCTCTGGACCGGTGCCGAAGCCGTCGTCACCCTCGGGCTCGTCCTCCTCCTGCTCGTCGCCCATCAGCTGTGGTGGACCAACCGCGAGGCCCGGCACGAGGCCCGGCAGACCGTACGGTCGCTGGAGCGGGAGTGGGGAGGTCGGGAGCGGGGAGGTCAGGCGGAGACGCGGAGCCCCGCACCCGCGCCCGTGGGAGCCGTCGCGCCCGCCACTCCGTCCGCCCCCGTCGAACCGCCCGCCGCCCCTGCCCGCGACCTCCCCGCCGACTCCCGCCCGGGCCCCGACCGCGCCTACGCCGTCCTCCGCCTCCCCTCCCTCGGCGTCGCCGCCCCCGTCGCCGAGGGGATCAGCAAGCGCGGTGTCCTCGACAAGGGGTACGTGGGGCACTACGCCGGGACCGCGCAGCCCGGGCAGGCCGGGAACTTCGCGCTCGCCGGGCATCGCAACACCCACGGCGAGCCCTTCCGTTACCTCAACCGGCTGCGGCCCGGGAACAAGCTCGTCGTCGAGACGCGGGACGCCGTTTTCACCTATCTGGTGGACAGGACGCTGCCGCAGACCTCCGCCCAGGACGGTGCGGTGATCGCGCCCGTACCGCGCAGTGACGTCCGTACGAAGTACGGATACGAGGAGCGCGGCTACTACATCACCCTCACCACCTGCACCCCGGAGTTCACCTCCCGGTACCGGCTCGTCGTGTGGGGGAAGCTCGCCTCGATGCGGCCTCGGTGA